In the Elstera cyanobacteriorum genome, one interval contains:
- a CDS encoding N-acetylmuramic acid 6-phosphate etherase — protein sequence MSTETFSPRYRDLDAWNPDEILGALLDSQFCAVAAVNAALNPLERACVGIAERLRQGGRIVYVGAGTSGRIAVQDGAELPPTFDWPRDRVVFIVAGGMSALVQSVEGAEDNRAAAIAAIEEEEIGPEDSVIGLAASGTTPFTVAAIQAARQRGALTVSIANNADSPLLHAADYPVLLDTGPEVLAGSTRLKAGTAQKIALNLISTTVMIQLGRVYDGMMVDMIAANEKLRRRSERMLQRLTDAPLDRIQAALDAANGKVKLARLLLEGLRVSEAVTLLEAHDGHLRPALAAVNARKK from the coding sequence TTGAGCACCGAAACCTTCAGCCCGCGCTATCGCGACCTTGATGCGTGGAACCCCGACGAAATCCTCGGTGCGCTGCTGGATAGCCAATTCTGCGCCGTTGCGGCTGTGAATGCCGCATTGAACCCGTTGGAACGCGCCTGCGTCGGCATCGCCGAGCGGCTGCGCCAGGGCGGGCGGATCGTCTATGTCGGCGCGGGCACCTCGGGCCGCATCGCCGTGCAAGATGGGGCGGAACTGCCGCCGACCTTCGATTGGCCGCGCGACCGGGTGGTTTTCATTGTCGCGGGCGGGATGAGCGCGCTGGTACAATCGGTCGAGGGGGCCGAGGATAACCGCGCCGCCGCTATCGCCGCGATTGAGGAGGAAGAGATCGGCCCGGAAGATTCGGTGATCGGTCTCGCCGCCTCCGGTACCACCCCTTTCACCGTCGCCGCCATTCAAGCCGCCCGCCAACGGGGCGCGCTGACCGTCAGCATTGCCAACAATGCCGATTCGCCGTTGCTGCACGCCGCCGATTATCCGGTGCTGCTCGACACCGGGCCGGAAGTGCTGGCCGGATCGACGCGGCTGAAGGCGGGCACCGCCCAGAAAATCGCCCTCAACCTTATTTCGACCACCGTGATGATCCAGCTTGGCCGGGTCTATGACGGCATGATGGTCGATATGATCGCAGCGAACGAAAAGCTGCGCCGCCGGTCGGAACGCATGCTGCAACGGCTGACCGATGCGCCGCTCGACCGGATTCAGGCCGCGCTCGACGCCGCCAACGGTAAGGTGAAGCTCGCCCGGCTGCTGCTGGAAGGGCTGCGCGTTTCAGAAGCCGTAACGCTGCTAGAGGCCCACGACGGCCACCTGCGCCCGGCCCTCGCGGCCGTTAACGCGCGGAAGAAATAG
- a CDS encoding OsmC family protein has product MKAKITWVEARTFLAESGTGHAVVMDGAPEAGGRNLGPRPMEMLLIGMGGCTAFDVVMILEKGRHAVTDCQIGIEAERAETDPKVFTKIHLHFRVVGKNLPLSAVQRAVDLSAEKYCSASIMLGKTAEITHTIDVIEG; this is encoded by the coding sequence GCGAAAATCACCTGGGTAGAAGCCCGAACCTTCCTCGCCGAATCCGGCACGGGGCATGCGGTCGTCATGGATGGGGCCCCCGAAGCCGGGGGCCGTAACCTTGGCCCGCGCCCCATGGAAATGCTGCTGATCGGTATGGGCGGCTGCACGGCCTTTGACGTGGTGATGATCCTCGAAAAAGGCCGCCATGCGGTGACCGACTGCCAGATCGGCATCGAGGCGGAGCGGGCGGAGACCGATCCGAAGGTTTTCACCAAGATCCATCTGCATTTCCGCGTCGTCGGCAAGAACCTGCCGCTGAGTGCGGTGCAGCGGGCGGTGGACCTATCGGCAGAAAAATACTGTTCCGCCTCCATCATGCTGGGGAAGACGGCGGAGATCACCCATACGATTGACGTGATCGAAGGCTGA